Part of the Clostridia bacterium genome, TTCTCTTTGTCGAAAACAGCCTTGGTTCTGCCGCCTGCAACGTCGGAACCTGCATCAGCCTCGGTAAGGCAGAATGCTGCGAACTTCTTCTGGGAAAGAACGCTTGCGAAATACTTCTGCTGCTCTTTGGTGCCGCCGATCATGATAGGCTCGCATGCGAGGCCGTTAGCGGAGCAACCTACTGCAAAACCGGGATCTACCTTTGCAAGCTCTTCCATGATGAGGCAGTTGGTAAGATGGTCAAGACCCATGCCGCCAACTTCTTCGGGAAGAACGGTCATATGAAGACCCATTTCCATAGCTTCTTCATATACTTCCATGGGAAGCGTGTCGTCTCTGTCGCACTGCTCAACTACGGGCTTAACTTTCTTTTCTGCGAACTCTTTAACTAATGCTACGAGTTCCTTCTGCTCCTCAGAGATGAGCAGATCCTGACTAAAAGGGCTGGACATATTTTTTTCCTCCGTTTTAAATAAAATTTTTATTTCGGTAATATTCGGCGGAAGCTTTCGTCTCGGAAGTCAGAAAAGGGACACCGTACGTCTGCCCTTTTTCGGACAGCCAAAGAAAGCTTATTGCCAACATACCTAGTCTATATTATCATACGCCGCTTAAAATTGCAATATCGTTGATATTCAAAAATCAATGCAGTCGTTTAAGTTTATCGTGTGATTTGCGGCGGTTTTTTGTGTATTTTGTATATATTGCGCCGTTATTCAGCGTTTTGCGGCGCTTCTTCGACGCTTTCTCCTTCTTTATCCTCTTCCTTTTCGGCAGCCGCCATATGTACGACCTTTACGCCGTCGGAAAGGCGCATGAGCTTTACGCCGCTCGTGGCTCTGCCGACGCGGGAGACCGTTTCCGAAGAAAATCTTATGATAACGCCGTCGGACGAGATAAGAAGCAGGTCGGGCGACTCGCCTTCGCGTATCGCCGCAACGCTTACTATGCTGCCCGTCTTGTCGGTCAGTCGGTAATTCAGAACGCCGCTGCCTCCTCGCGTCTGGAACCTGTATTCGGAGACGCTCGTGCGCTTGCCGAAGCCGTTCTCGGTCACGGTGAGAAGGTCGTCCTCCGGTTTTACTGCGGCCGCGCCTATAACGCTGTCGCCGCGTCCGAGGCTTATCGCGCGCACGCCTCTTGCGGCGCGTCCCATCGGGCGCACGTCTCTCTCGCTGAAGCGTATTGCCTTGCCCAGAGCCGTTGCCGCCATTATCTCGGCGTTTCCGTCCGTATGTTCTGCGCAGATAAGCTCGTCGCCCTCCTCCAATGAAAGCGCTATAAGGCCGCCGCGGCGGTTCTTGTTGAACTCTGAAAGCGCCGTTTTCTTTATCGTGCCGGTGCGCGTTATCATCGTCATAAAGCCTTCGTCAAGACTTTTAAGGATTATCATTGCCGTTATCTTTTCATCGGAGTCTATCTCCAGCAGATTGACGACGTTCATGCCCTTTGCGGTGCGTCCCGCCTCGGGTATCTCGTAACCCTTCTTTTTGAACATTCTGCCCTTGTTGGTAAAGAAAAGAATGTATTCGTGCGAGCTGCCCGTAACGATGCGCTCAACGAAATCTTCCTCGCGCATCGTCATGCCGGTTATGCCGCGTCCGCCGCGCCTCTGCGCCTTGTACGCCGATACGGGCATACGCTTTACATAGCCGTAATGCGTAAGCAAGTACGCGCAGTCCTCCTCTGGTATAAGGTCGGCTATGTCTATCTCGTTCTCTACCGGCGATATCTCGGTGCGGCGTTCGTCGCCGAATTTGCCCTTTACCTCATTTAGCTCGTCGCGTATTATGCCGAGAACGAGGCTTTCGTCGGCAAGTATCTGTTCGCAGCGCTCTATGAGCGCGCGCATCTCCATAAGCTCGGCCTCTATCTTCTCACGTTCGAGACCGGCAAGACGGCCGAGACGCATATCGACAATGGCCTGCGCCTGCACGTCGGAGAGGGCAAAGCTTTCCATAAGGGCTGCTTTCGCGCCTGCAACGTCGGGACTGTTTCTTATGATATTTATTACTTCGTCGATAAAGTCTATGGCTATTTTTAAGCCCTCTAATATATGGGCGCGGTCGCGCGCCTTCTTTAACTCGAAGCGCGTGCGGTTCTCTACTACCTCTTCGCGGAAGCGTATAAAGTTATCGAGTATCTGGCGTATGCCGAGCGTCTTCGGCTGATTATCAACGAGCGCGAGCATATTAACGGAGAAGTTGTCCTGAAGCTGGGAGTGCTTAAAGAGCTGATTTAAGACTACCTGCGCATTAGCGTCGCGCTTTATCTCGATGATTATCTTCATGCCCTTTCTGTCGGACTCGTCTCTGAGATCGGATATGCCCTCTATGCGCTTTTGCTTCACGAGGTCGGCCATGCTCTCTATAAGGCGCGATTTGTTGACGCCGTATGGTATCTCCGTTACGACGATGCGGTAGCGTCCCTCTTTGAATTCCTCTATTTCGGTACGCGAGCGCACGGTTATGCGGCCGCGTCCCGTATAATACGCCTCTCTTATACCGGAGCGCCCTAAAATTATACCGCCGGTGGGGAAGTCGGGGCCCTTTAAGTGCTCCATTATATCGTCAAGCGTCGCTTCGGGGTTGTCGATGATGCATAAAAGCGCGTTGGCCACCTCACAGAGGTTGTGCGGCGGGATATTCGTAGCCATGCCGACGGCTATGCCCATGGAGCCGTTTAAAAGGAGCGCCGGCAGGCGCGTGGGCAGTACGACGGGTTCTTTTCTCTGGTCGTCGAAGCTGGGCGTAAAATCCACAGTCTCTTTTTCGATATCCATAAGAAGCCAGTCGGCTATCTTCGCCATGCGCGCCTCGGTGTAACGATATGCAGCCGGCGGGTCGCCGTCGACCGAACCGAAGTTGCCGCGTCCGTCAACTAACGGATATCTCAGTGAAAAGTCCTGCGCGAGACGCACGAGCGCGTCGTAAACGGAAGCATCGCCGTGAGGGTGATACTTCTTTAAAACGTCGCCTACGGTTGCAACGGATTTTGAATAGGGCTTGTCAAAAGTAAGTCCCGCCTCGTACATTGTGTAAAGAATTCGCCTGTGTACGGGCTTTAATCCGTCGCGCACGTCCGGCAGCGCGCGCCCTACTATAACGCTCATCGCATAATCTATATACGATTTTTGCATTTCGGCTCTTATTTCTACCGGTATGATCTTTTGTTCTTCGTAATTCATGGTATACCTCTTTGGCGCCGCCTTCGGCGGCCGTTTATGATGTATGCTCGATCGAATATACGTACAGACGTATATTCGTATGTTTTTTTAAGTTGCGTGCCCTAACAGAAGGCACGGCGTCTTTATGCTTTTTTGAAAATTCCGTCTAAAACTTATATGTCGAGATTCTGAACGTATTTCGCATGCTCCTCTATGAATGCCTTTCTCGGCTCGACCTTGTCGCCCATGAGCACCGTGAAGATCTCGTCGGCGGCTACGGCGTCTTCAAGATCGACCCTGAGGATCGTGCGGTTCTGAGGATTCATCGTCGTGTCCCACAGCTCCTGCGGATTCATCTCACCCAAGCCCTTGTTTCTCTGCACTTCTATCTTTGCATTGGGATTCTTTTCGCGCATCTCGGAAAGTATGGCGTCGCGCTCCGTGTCGCTGTATGCGTATCTCGGCTCGTCGCGGCCGCGCACTATCTTAAAGAGCGGCGGCTGCGCTATGAATACATGGCCTTCCTCAATGAGCGGGCGCATGAATCTGAAGAAGAATGTAAGAAGCAGCGTTCTTATATGAGAGCCGTCCACATCTGCGTCGGCCATAAGTATGACCTTACCGTATCTTAACTTAGATATGTCAAACTCTTCGCCTATGCCTACGCCTAGCGCAGTTATTACGGGCATGAGCTTATCGTTTCCGTACACCTTGTCAAGGCGCGACTTTTCAACGTTGAGCATCTTGCCCCAAAGCGGAAGTATAGCCTGGAACTTTGCGTCGCGTCCCTGCTTTGCGCTGCCCGCCGCGCTGTCGCCCTCGACTATGTATATCTCGGTAAATTGCGGGTCGCGCTCGTTGCAGTCGGCAAGCTTTCCGGGCAGCGAAGACGATTCGAGCACGCTTTTTCTTCTGGTAAGCTCGCGCGCCTTTCTTGCCGCCTCTCTGGCTCTCGCCGCCATGAGCGACTTTTCAAGTATAGTCTTTGCAAGCTGCGGCTTTTCTTCGAAAATCGCCGTAAGCTTATCGGTGACCATCGTTTCTACCAGGTTTCGTATATCGGAGTTGCCGAGCTTCGTTTTAGTCTGTCCCTCGAACTGCGCCTCCGAGAGCTTTACGCTTATAACGCATACTATACCCTCGCGCACGTCCTCGCCGCTTAAGTTCTTATCGGCCTCTTTTAAGAAATTGTATTTGCGTGCGTATTCGTTGAACACCTTTGTGAGTGCCGATTTGAAGCCTGTTTCGTGCATACCGCCTTCAGTCGTCGCTATATTATTCGCAAACGAAAGGATAAGCTCGTTATACGAATCATTATACTGGAGCGCAACCTCGGCTATACGGTCGTCCTTCTGCGTTCTCATATATATAGGCTCATGGAGCGTTTCGGCCGCGCGCGATTTGTTTATATGCTCTACGAACGATACGATGCCGCCCTCGTACTTAAGCTCTTTTACCTTCGGCTCCTCGCCTCTTAAGTCGCTTAGGATTATTTTTACTCCGGCGGTGAGAAACGCCTGCTCGCGGAGACGGTGAAGGAGAGTCGCAAAGTCGAACACGGTCTCCTCGAAGATCTCGGCGTCCGGCTTAAAGCGGACACGGGTGCCCGTTTTTTCGCATATGCCCGCCTTTGAAAGCGGACCTGTCGGATTGCCGCGCTCGTAACGCTGACGGTGAAGCGTCTTTCCGTCGTCGCAGACCTCTACTTCGAGCCATTCGGAGAGCGCGTTCACGACGGATGCGCCGACGCCGTGAAGACCGCCGGAGACCTTATATCCGCCGCCGCCGAACTTGCCGCCCGCGTGAAGTATCGTGAATACGACCTCAACGGCGGGCTTTCCGGTTTGATGCTGTATGCCGGTCGGGATGCCGCGTCCGTTGTCGGATACGCATATTATATCTCCGGGCTCTATTTCTACGGTTATTTCGGTACAGTAGCCCGCCATCGCCTCGTCGATCGCATTGTCTACTATCTCATATACGAGATGATGAAGTCCCTTCGCGCTAGTTGATCCGATGTACATACCGGGGCGCTTTCTTACGGCTTCAAGGCCCTCGAGCACCTGTATTTGATTTTCGTCGTAGCTTTCATTTGTATTCTTAATGTCCGCCATAATTTCCTCCGAATGTTTTACCGCCGCCGTCGGCGGGGCGTTCGTTTGTTTGCTTTTATCTGAAAATTAACTTTTGTTCTCCTAACGGGGAAGACCCCTTATTCGTTATATCTTATTATGTGACGCTTTCACTCACGGGGAAAGGCTTTTGCCCTGTCTGGCGCGTGCGATTAAGAAGCGTCTGCGACGATATCTGCGTCGTATAGACTTTATTCCCGCGCTTGTCGCTGCACACGACGAACGACGCCGGTATTTCATAGCCCACGTCCTCGACCTCTCCTCTTTTTTGCGCGCTCTTTAAAAATTCCCGCGTGATCTTTGAAAGAGAAGCTGTTTCAAGATTGAATATGCCTATTATGCTTTTTTGACTAACGGCAACGTCGCCGCCTAAATGTAAATACATAGTTTATCCTTCTTATTTATCTTCGACTGCGCCGTCCTTTATATAAAAGCGGCGTCCGTTTTTTATCTTTTCAATGCTTTCCTCGTCGCAGCAGGAAAGAAAGATCTGTCTGTCGCGTATTGCCTCTACTATATAGCTTTGTCTTAACTTATCGAGCTCGCTTAAAATATCGTCTAAAAGCAGCACGGGATATTCGCCTCGTTTTTTATAAAAAAGATCGCACTCCGAAAGCTTTAAAGAAAGTACGGCGCTTCGTTGCTGTCCCTGAGAAGCGAATGTTTTTGCCGGCCTGCCGTTTATAAATATATCCATGTCGTCGCGGTGAGGACCGAAAAGGCTCACTCCGGCGCGGCCTTCCGCTTCGGCGCGTGAATTTAACTCTTCAAAAATCTCATTCTCATCGAAAATATCCAGGCTGGGCATATATGAAAGCTCCAGACTTTCCGCGCCGCCCGATATGTCGAGCTGACGCGATTTTGAAAGTTCGCCAAGCGCCGATATGAATTCGGCTCTTCGTTTTATAATGACAGCTGCAGGCTTTGAAAGCTGCTCGTTCCATACGGCCAGCATATCCGGATCGGCTCTTCCCTCCGATGCGCGCAAAAACGAATTTTTCTGCTCAAGTATCTTTTTATACTTGTCAAGCGCCTCAAAATATTGCGCGTCTGTTTGTGAAAGCGAAAAATCTATAACAGCCCGTCTCACAGAAGGACCGTCCTTTATAAGACCCAGATGCTCCGGCGCGAATATGACGGCGTTAAATACGCCTATCATTTCATGCGCGCGCCGCTTTTTTACTCCGTTTAAAAAATTTTCGCGCGCCGATGTTCTCTTTATTCGCGTAACGGCGTGAAAATCACGTCCCTCGCTTAAAAAATCGAGCGTTATTTCCAAAAAATCCTTATCCCATTTTATAAGCTCGCGGTTCTTTACGCCTCTGAAGCTCTTCTGGCAGGCAAAATAATAAATAGCCTCCAAAATATTCGTCTTTCCCTGTCCGTTTTTGCCGATGAAAATGTTTACGTTCTTTTCAAACTCAAGCGACATCTCATCTGCGTTACGATAATTTTTAAGATAAAGTTTTAAAGCTTCCATGAAAAATTCCTATGCTTTTTCTATCACAAAATACTCAGGCTCGTCGCCGTATGATACTGTAAGCTTATCGCCGGAATAAAGCTTTCTTGCTCGCTGAGAACAAACCTCGCCGTTTACTTTGACAGCGCCGCTTTTTATAAGCAGCTTTGCCTCGCCGCCTGTAGAAGTAACTCCCGAAAGCTTTATAGCCTGCTCAAGCTTTATCATCTCCGTAGTTATCTCTATTTTCTCCATTTATACTTATTCCTCCATAAGCCTTATGGGCAGAATAAGATGCAAAAATTCGTCTCCCTCAAGCGGGCGAATCACGCCGGGCATGAGCGGACTCGTAAGCTCTATCATTACTTTTTCTGTCTCGCATGCTTTAAGAGCATCGGAAAAGAGCTTGCCATTAAATCCTATCTTCATCGTCTGTCCGGAATTTTCTATAGGAATGGTAGACTCAAATCGCCCTGTCTGAGTAGCCGTCTTTATATTTAGAGTGTCGTATTCAAAATTCATTATAATAGGGCTTTTTCGTTTATCGGATATAAGTACTCCCGCTCCGTCTACTCTCATAAGAAGCTCATTCGTATCAACGATAACTTTCAATACGGGCTCCTTCGGGATGGCATTTTCATAATTTAAAAACTCGCCCTCTATAAGGCGGGATACTACCGTGGTATCTCCGTCGCGCATAAGAATATGCTTTCTGCCCAAAATTATCTCTACCTCATCTTCGCTGTCGTCAACGAGACGGACGAGCTCACCCAGCGCCTTTGCCGGAACTACAAAAGATATCGGACTTTGCGGTCGTACCTTTGCACGGCACAAAGCTATACGGAAACGATCCAACGCGGAAGCAGAAAGAGTTTCGCCGTCAAAGTCAAGCTTAACTCCGCAAAGTATCTTTTCACGCTCAGTCGTCGCCGTCTGAGCTGCAGCAAAGCTTGTGCGTCTTATCAGATCTTTCAGCGTCTTTTTCGGAACAAAAAGCGTTTTTTCGCTCGTTACCTCGGGTAGAGCGGGAAAATCTTCCGCATCATATGCGGCCAATGACGAATATTCCGACATTCCGCACGATATGGAGGCGTGGCTTCCGTCTACTGTGATCTTTACTTCATCGTCGGGAAGGCTTCTTACTATATCCGAAAATTCACGCGCCGGTATTATTGCGGAACCTTCTATTCTAATGTTTGCTTCGGTCTTACTCGTTACTCCCGTCTCAAGATCGTAGCCGGTGATCAAAAGCTCCCCGTCGTAAGCGTCTAAAAGAAGGCCCGTAAGAGCGGGAACGCTTGAACGCTGCATAACGGCGCGCTGTGTTTTTGAAATGGCTTGCTCCAAAAGATTTTTATTGCAATATATTTCCATATATAATATTCCTCTTTTCTTTTAACTAAAGTAAAAGCTTTTTCTATACTCGTCTTTTAAAATTAAAAAACTTTTGAACAAACGATCAAAACTTTGTTCATACAATTTTTAATTATTATATTTTTTTATTATAATAAAAATAATAATAATTAAAGACGTAAGAAGCAGAGATGTCAATTCTCTTTAAAAGCCCTAAAATCATTTTTGTAAAGCAGGTTTTTCCTGTTTATATCGATAGGAAAAATATTAAAAGCTTTCCACACAAAAAAATATGCTTTGTTCATAAGACAGAAAATTGTTCAAAAAGTTTTAAAACCTGTGTTGAAACTGTCGATATGAATCAACTGATGTTAAAAGCTTTTGCACATAATTGACATGGCTTTTTTCTTATTTTTCGGTTATATTTTTTATAAGATCCTCTACTATCTTTTTTTGGCGCATATTTGTGCGCATTTCTTCTTCTATTTTATTAGCGCTGTGTATTACCGTAGTATGGTTTTTTCCGAAAGCCTCGCCTATCTGAGGTAAAGACATGTCTGTAAGCTCACGTGCAAGGTACATGGCGAGCTGGCGGGCGTATACGATATTGGCCTTTCTTGAAACGCTTTGCATTTCTTCGTCTGTAAGCGAATAAAATTCGCCTACGGCACTCATTATGTCTTTTATTGTGATGGGAGCGCCTTTTATTTCATTTAAAATATCTTTCAGTATATCGCTTACTATATTTATAGTAACTTTTTCTCCGGTAAGAGACTGATACGCTTTCATCTTCTTTACGGCGCCTTCTATCTGGCGAATATTCTTGCTCACGTTTTCCGCAACGAAAGACATAACGTCCTTTGAAAGCTCGATCCCGAGGCTCTCGGCCTTCCGGCTTATTATTGCCATTCTCGTTTCATAATCGGGCGGCTGTATATCGGCCGTAAGACCCCATACAAAGCGTGTGGCAAGTCTTTCTTCAAGCATTATTATATCTTTGGCCGGACGGTCGCTTGTAAGAATTATCTGCTTTTTTGCTTCAAAAAGAGTGTTGAAAGTGTGGAAAAACTCCTCCTGGGTCATATCCTTCCCGGCAATGAACTGTATATCGTCCACAAGCAGCACGTCAACGTATCTGTATTTGTTTCTGAATTTGAGCTGCTCGGAATTTTTTATGGCAAGTATGAGCTCGTTCGTAAACTCGTCGCCCTTTATGTAAAGTATCTTTGCGTTTGGGAACTTTTCGCTTATTCTGTTCATTATGGCATAGAGAAGATGTGTTTTTCCCAGGCCGCTCCCGCCGTAAATGAACAGAGGATTGTATACTTGTTTTTCGCTGTCTTCATTCAGATCGAACGAAGGATTTTCGGCAACGGCAAAAGCTCCCGCATGAGCAAAACGGTTCTGTGCGCCTACAACGAAAGTATCGAAGGTATATTCCGAAAGATAAGAGGTTTCTGTTTTTTGTTTGTTTCCTTCGCTTTTCGTTATTTTTCTTTCGGAGAGACAGTCGTTGTAATCAAGATCTCTTTTTCCCTTTACGTCATATACCGAGCCGTCGGAATTCATAATGTAGAGCGTTGCGTTTTGCTTTGTGAATATATCGGTTACAAGCGAGAGTTTTTCAAGCTTTTGGTCTTTTACGGTGTCGTATTGCAGATTATTTGTGAACGCAAGAAGAAACATGCCGCGCTCATAAAGAAGAACGAAGGAATCCTTTATCCACATTTCCGTTTCTATAGCGGTAAGATGTGTGCGCACCATGTCAATAAAGCTTGACGTTATGTTTTTTTGCGCCTCGTATTCCTCGGGACGCTCCTCCTTTAATTTGGTTATAAGGAAATTTGCATATCCGTCGGCGGACATTTAATAATACCCTCCTTAAAAATTCCTGTGCATATTATATGCTTTTCTATTTTATCACAAAAGTTTAAAAAATTCAAATGACATTTCTTTATATTAGATAAAAGATGTCATCAAATGTTATATTTTATGTTGACAGAAAAAAATTTTATATTATATAATAAGAAATACGCTATGTGAAAACAGATATAAACTACATTATTTTATAAAAAGGAGAGTGTTTTAAAATGCTTAGAACGTATCAGCCTAAAAAGAGACATCGTTCGATGGAGCATGGCTTCAGAAAAAGAATGCATACAAAGAACGGAAGAAAGGTGCTTGCAAGAAGAAGAGCGAGAGGCAGAAAGAGACTTACTCATTAAGCTTTAAATCATGCGGATCGTAAAGCTTAAAACAAACAGTGAATTTAAAAGAGCATATAAAAAGGGAACGCCGCTTGTGGGAAAGTTTATAATCATATATGTCGTTAAGACACAAAGAGATTATAACAGACTCGGAATAACGGTGAGTCGTAAGCTCGGAAGCGCCGTTAAAAGAAACCGCGTCAGGCGCTTGATAGCGGAGAGCTTTCGTCTTTCGGCGGACTCTCAAAAGAAAGGCTACGACTTCGTTGTCGTGGGGAGAACGAGAGCAGTAACGGCAAAGATGAACGACGTGCTTCTATGTATGAACGAGCTGCTTTCAAAAAACGGACTGCTTTCGGCATGACCCCTTATTTTCGCATACGCGAAAAACCAACATATGCGGCGACTTTGTTTTTTTCGCCGCCTTTATTTTTTCACATGGCAATTTAAAACGAGGGATATAAAAATGAAAAAGCTGCTTATTTATATAGTAAGGTTTTATCAGAAGTATATTTCTCCCTTAAAGGGCGCTTCGTGCTGTAGGTTCAGACCTACATGCTCGCAGTACGCCGTTGAAGCCTTACAGAAATACGGCGCCTTAAAAGGCACTTATCTTTCTATTCGAAGGCTTTTAAAATGTCATCCCTTTAATAAGAGCGGATGGACATACGATCCCGTTCCGTAAAAGAGCGGGCATATAAAAAATATTCAAATCCAAACCGATTTGGAGGAAAAACCGAATGATGGAATTTTTCGGGATACTTGCCTGGCCGATAGCGTGGGTCCTCGTTTGGCTTTACCACCTTATAGGGTCCTACGGCCTTGCACTTATCATTTTGACTGTCGTTATACGTTTTCTTCTTTTCCCGCTGACCTTAAAGCAGATGAAGTCGCAGCGCGAGATGCAGCGTCTTCAGCCGCTCGTCAAGGATATAGAGAAGCGTTATAAGGGCGACAGAGCGATGATCCAGCAGGAGACGATGGCGCTTTACAAGCGCGAGAACGTATCTACGACCGGCGGATGTCTGCCTATGGTCATTCAGATGTTCGTCATAATGGGTCTTTATCAGGCGATATACAGACCGCTAAGATATTTCTATGGTCTGTCTAACGATCAGATAACCTCACTTAAGGACGTATACGGTCTCGAATCCTCGGCAAACGAGGCGACTATTTTGTCCTCGATGCAGGATTCCCCGTCCGCAATGTCCGGAATTTTGGATAATGCGTCTTCGTTTGACTTTATTGATTTTAACTTCCTGGGACTTAACCTCGGCGGCACGCCCGCAAAGCCCGACTTTACTAACTTTTCAACGTTCGTAGGGAGCGCCGACAATCTTTGGATAATTCCGTTCCTCGCGCTTGCTACGGGTATCTTTACGGCGATCATGACGAGAAAGATGATGCCTGTGGTCGAGGATAAGGACAATCCGATGGCGGCTCAGACGGCAAAGATGAGTAAATACATGATGTTCATTATGCCTATTATGTCGCTTTATTTTTCGTTCATACTCCCCGCCGGCGTAGGTCTTTACTGGGCGGTGGCAAACCTTTTGGCAGGTTTCCAGCAGCTTGCCATAAACAAGATGTTAAAGCCGCTTCCGCCGCTTAAGACGGATAAGCTCATGGAGAAGCCGAGAAGGGAAAGACCGCAGATCGAGGACGGCGCGGTAAGACGACAGGGACAAAAGAAGGGCGCGCGTCAAAGTGACGGCGGTATAGTAATGCAGAGACCGGCGGGACAAAGACCCGCAGGGCAGCGTCCGCCGGGGCAAAGACCGCCGGGACAGAGACCCGCAGGACAAAGACCCGCAGGACAGAGACCTGCGTCGAAAACGGCAGGCAGCGCGGCCGAGGCGGCCGAGAACGCAAAGCCCAAGCTTCAGAGAATGCCCGGCCAGAGGGTAGACCCTGCCGCGGGACAGAGAAGCTCTTCGGGCAGCGGAGGAAGAAAAGAAAATTCTGCTCCCAAGAAAAAGCCCCAGCCGAAGAAGGAGCCTAAGCCCAGGCCCAGAAGAAAGCCCGGCGAACGTCCCGAGGGACTGCCTATGAGACGCAAGCCCGCCGAGGAGGAGCTTTCGGACGCAAACGTTAAAAAAGCGCCCGCCGCAGAGTCGGCAGCCGCAAAAGATGCGGTGCAGACTGCGGCCAAAACCGATACCGTTAAGGAAGGAGAGGTTTTTGATGATAAGAGTTGAAGCTTCGGGCAAGACGATAGAAGAAGCTACCGAAGCGGCCGTACTTAAAGCCGGAGTTGACAGAGATCTGCTTACTATCGAAGTAGTGGCGGTTCCTAAGAAAACAGGCTTTTTAGGGCTTAAAATGTCGGACGCGGTAGTTGCCGTTATGTATGAGGAAGAAAAACCCGAAGAAGAAAAGGTAATTATAAAGGAAGAAATAAAAGAAGAGATAAATGCTTCCGTAAAAACGGAGGAAAACAAAAAGGCCGAAAAGGAAACAAAAGCTAAAGAAGAGCCCGTTTCCGGCGAGACGGCCGAAAGGGCAAAGAAAATTCTTTCCGAAATGCTTGTTAAAATGGGCGTCGAATGCGAAATAAACGCCGTATCGGCAGAGCGCGAGCTTATTTTGAATATAGAAGGCGAAGGAGTAGGCGCCGTAATAGGATGCCGCGGAGAAACGCTCGACGCGCTTCAGTATCTTTTGAGCCTCTGTGTAAATAAGGGCGAGTCGGAGTATGTAAAGATAACGCTCGATGCGGAGAATTATCGCGAAAAGAGAGAAAAAACGCTTGAGAAGCTTGCAAATAAGCTGGCAGCCAAGGTGGTAGAAAATAAGCGCAGCGTAACGCTTGAGGCAATGAATCCCAACGAAAGAAGGATAATCCATGCCGCGCTGCAGGATTACAAGGGCGTTACGACTACGTCTATAGGCTCCGAGCCTAACCGCAGAGTCGTTATAAGCAGCACGGAATATAAGAGACCTGTGCGCTCCTCTCGTTCGCGCAAAGGATACCGCCCCAGACCTGAGAAGACTTCTTCCGATGATAATTAAAAAGACTTATTTTGAAAGCTCCCGACTTTGGGAGCTTTCAAAAACCTTTTATATGCTTTTTTCTCGAAACGAAGGTATATAAAAGGTAAAACTGAGTCTTCTTTAGAGGCGAATAAAGGTTATAACGCCAAAGCTCAATGTGCCTTTATCATAGAAGGCAGGGCGTATTTTCAGAACTTTGGTCTCAAAAAAATACAAACCTCCGCACAGGAGGTTTTTTTAAAAGGAGGGCGTCATGTCAATAGATACGACGATAGCCGCCATATCTACGCCGCCCGGCACGGGAGCCGTATCAATGGTGCGCGTATCCGGCGCGGACGCATTTTCGATATGCGATAAG contains:
- the gyrA gene encoding DNA gyrase subunit A; translated protein: MNYEEQKIIPVEIRAEMQKSYIDYAMSVIVGRALPDVRDGLKPVHRRILYTMYEAGLTFDKPYSKSVATVGDVLKKYHPHGDASVYDALVRLAQDFSLRYPLVDGRGNFGSVDGDPPAAYRYTEARMAKIADWLLMDIEKETVDFTPSFDDQRKEPVVLPTRLPALLLNGSMGIAVGMATNIPPHNLCEVANALLCIIDNPEATLDDIMEHLKGPDFPTGGIILGRSGIREAYYTGRGRITVRSRTEIEEFKEGRYRIVVTEIPYGVNKSRLIESMADLVKQKRIEGISDLRDESDRKGMKIIIEIKRDANAQVVLNQLFKHSQLQDNFSVNMLALVDNQPKTLGIRQILDNFIRFREEVVENRTRFELKKARDRAHILEGLKIAIDFIDEVINIIRNSPDVAGAKAALMESFALSDVQAQAIVDMRLGRLAGLEREKIEAELMEMRALIERCEQILADESLVLGIIRDELNEVKGKFGDERRTEISPVENEIDIADLIPEEDCAYLLTHYGYVKRMPVSAYKAQRRGGRGITGMTMREEDFVERIVTGSSHEYILFFTNKGRMFKKKGYEIPEAGRTAKGMNVVNLLEIDSDEKITAMIILKSLDEGFMTMITRTGTIKKTALSEFNKNRRGGLIALSLEEGDELICAEHTDGNAEIMAATALGKAIRFSERDVRPMGRAARGVRAISLGRGDSVIGAAAVKPEDDLLTVTENGFGKRTSVSEYRFQTRGGSGVLNYRLTDKTGSIVSVAAIREGESPDLLLISSDGVIIRFSSETVSRVGRATSGVKLMRLSDGVKVVHMAAAEKEEDKEGESVEEAPQNAE
- the gyrB gene encoding DNA topoisomerase (ATP-hydrolyzing) subunit B, with the protein product MADIKNTNESYDENQIQVLEGLEAVRKRPGMYIGSTSAKGLHHLVYEIVDNAIDEAMAGYCTEITVEIEPGDIICVSDNGRGIPTGIQHQTGKPAVEVVFTILHAGGKFGGGGYKVSGGLHGVGASVVNALSEWLEVEVCDDGKTLHRQRYERGNPTGPLSKAGICEKTGTRVRFKPDAEIFEETVFDFATLLHRLREQAFLTAGVKIILSDLRGEEPKVKELKYEGGIVSFVEHINKSRAAETLHEPIYMRTQKDDRIAEVALQYNDSYNELILSFANNIATTEGGMHETGFKSALTKVFNEYARKYNFLKEADKNLSGEDVREGIVCVISVKLSEAQFEGQTKTKLGNSDIRNLVETMVTDKLTAIFEEKPQLAKTILEKSLMAARAREAARKARELTRRKSVLESSSLPGKLADCNERDPQFTEIYIVEGDSAAGSAKQGRDAKFQAILPLWGKMLNVEKSRLDKVYGNDKLMPVITALGVGIGEEFDISKLRYGKVILMADADVDGSHIRTLLLTFFFRFMRPLIEEGHVFIAQPPLFKIVRGRDEPRYAYSDTERDAILSEMREKNPNAKIEVQRNKGLGEMNPQELWDTTMNPQNRTILRVDLEDAVAADEIFTVLMGDKVEPRKAFIEEHAKYVQNLDI
- a CDS encoding DUF370 domain-containing protein, which produces MYLHLGGDVAVSQKSIIGIFNLETASLSKITREFLKSAQKRGEVEDVGYEIPASFVVCSDKRGNKVYTTQISSQTLLNRTRQTGQKPFPVSESVT
- the recF gene encoding DNA replication/repair protein RecF — translated: MEALKLYLKNYRNADEMSLEFEKNVNIFIGKNGQGKTNILEAIYYFACQKSFRGVKNRELIKWDKDFLEITLDFLSEGRDFHAVTRIKRTSARENFLNGVKKRRAHEMIGVFNAVIFAPEHLGLIKDGPSVRRAVIDFSLSQTDAQYFEALDKYKKILEQKNSFLRASEGRADPDMLAVWNEQLSKPAAVIIKRRAEFISALGELSKSRQLDISGGAESLELSYMPSLDIFDENEIFEELNSRAEAEGRAGVSLFGPHRDDMDIFINGRPAKTFASQGQQRSAVLSLKLSECDLFYKKRGEYPVLLLDDILSELDKLRQSYIVEAIRDRQIFLSCCDEESIEKIKNGRRFYIKDGAVEDK
- a CDS encoding RNA-binding S4 domain-containing protein produces the protein MEKIEITTEMIKLEQAIKLSGVTSTGGEAKLLIKSGAVKVNGEVCSQRARKLYSGDKLTVSYGDEPEYFVIEKA